A portion of the Symphalangus syndactylus isolate Jambi chromosome 13, NHGRI_mSymSyn1-v2.1_pri, whole genome shotgun sequence genome contains these proteins:
- the CCDC59 gene encoding thyroid transcription factor 1-associated protein 26, which produces MAPVRRSSKWRPGGIEARGEGVSTVGYRNKNVKQKTWRPNHPQAFVGSVREGQGFAFRRKLRIQQSYKKLLRKENKAQTSLESQFTDRYPDNLKHLYLAEEERLRKQTRKVDHPLSEQVHQPLLEEQCSIDQAVFEDQCSFDQPQPEEQCIKTANSFTIPKKNKKKTSNQKAQEEYEQVQAKRAAKKQEFERRKQEREEAQRQYKKKKMEVFKILNKKTKKGQPNLNVQMEYLLQKIQEKC; this is translated from the exons ATGGCGCCGGTGAGGCGGTCCTCGAAGTGGCGGCCTGGTGGTATTGAGGCGCGTGGTGAAGGGGTTTCCACGGTCGGGTACCGGAATAAGAATGTGAAACAGAAGACATGGCGGCCTAACCACCCGCAAGCCTTCGTGGGGAGCGTTCGCGAGG GACAAGGCTTTGCTTTTCGAAGAAAACTGAGAATACAGCAAAGTTACAAGAAATTGCTACGGAAGGAAAATAAGGCTCAAACGTCACTGGAATCTCAATTCACAGATCGATACCCAGATAATCTGAAACATCTCTATTTAGCTGAAGAGGAAAGACTTAGGAAGCAAACAAGAAAAGTCGACCATCCTTTGTCAGAACAAGTTCACCAGCCTTTGCTTGAAGAACAGTGTAGCATTGACCAGGCTGTATTTGAAGATCAGTGTAGCTTTGACCAGCCTCAGCCAGAAGAACAATGTATTAAAACAGCAAA CTCCTTTACaattccaaagaaaaataaaaagaaaacatcaaatcaAAAAGCACAAGAAGAATATGAACAGGTACAAGCTAAACGTGCTGCTAAGAAACAA GAATTCGAGAGGAGaaaacaggagagagaagaagccCAAAGGCagtacaaaaagaagaaaatggaagtgtTTAAAATATTGAACAAAAAGACTAAAAAGGGCCAACCAAACTTGAATGTACAAATGGAGTAccttcttcaaaaaatacaagaaaaatgttaa